A genomic segment from Oncorhynchus clarkii lewisi isolate Uvic-CL-2024 chromosome 12, UVic_Ocla_1.0, whole genome shotgun sequence encodes:
- the LOC139421465 gene encoding interferon-induced 35 kDa protein homolog produces the protein MCDEDFSLITDSQGSQNTLDGILNAISKCKVQHNQLLKEQQDLSRARDDQEDLANQFRQRIVKLRISLEEDDNNQARDVDSERKKIAALHDEESRLKREIQRAEEELQLEEESTHHLKQQTDVSTAAVPEKKVVFTGETGDGANTHNFDVKPHIVYPMEEGTALITFEDEEVAQKILSLREHKVDLGGDCAITLEAKLVQLLVPCQVEMDTEVCSRRILVSNLPKKVEEDRLLDKLEIHFAKSKNGGGEVEESDMLHDSGNVVITFTENNIAKGLADKQYHDVEFEKGRKNSVKVTPFLNGEITSFQTRLSACGRTVLLTGIPAVMEQENLQDLLEIHFQKTSNGGGEVDAFLYNPLGQHTLALFEEDCPTEDQSQ, from the exons ATGTGTGATGAG GATTTCTCCTTAATTACAGACAGCCAGGGATCACAAAACACCTTGGATGGAATCCTAAATGCTATCAGCAAATGCAAG GTTCAACACAATCAGTTGCTGAAGGAGCAGCAGGACCTGTCCAGAGCCAGGGATGACCAGGAGGACCTTGCTAATCAGTTCAGACAACGCATAGTCAAACTGAGGATATCTCTGGAAGAGGATGACAACAACCAAGCCAGGGATGTAGATTCTGAAAGG AAGAAGATAGCCGCCCTGCATGATGAGGAGAGCAGACTGAAGAGGGAGATCCAGAGAGCAGAGGAAGAACTGCAGCTTGAGGAGGAGAGCACCCACCACCTCAAGCAGCAGACTGAT GTGTCTACTGCTGCAGTGCCTGAAAAGAAGGTTGTGTTCACTGGAGAAACGGGTGATGgtgcaaacacacacaatttTGATGTGAAGCCACATATAGTGTATCCAATGGAGGAGGGCACTGCACTGATCACTTTTGAGGATGAGGAAG TGGCCCAGAAGATCCTGAGCCTGAGGGAGCACAAGGTGGATCTGGGTGGGGATTGTGCCATCACTCTGGAGGCCAAGCTCGTACAGCTGCTGGTGCCCTGTCAAGTAGAG aTGGACACCGAGGTATGTTCCCGCCGTATCCTGGTTTCCAACCTGCCCAAGAAGGTCGAGGAGGACCGCTTGCTCGACAAACTGGAGATCCACTTTGCCAAGAGCAAGAATGGAGGGGGGGAGGTGGAAGAGTCTGACATGCTGCATGATTCTGGCAACGTGGTCATCACTTTTACagaaaacaata TTGCCAAAGGCCTGGCTGACAAGCAGTACCACGATGTGGAGTTTGAGAAAGGGAGGAAGAACAGTGTGAAGGTGACTCCATTTCTGAACGGAGAGATCACAAGTTTCCAG ACACGGCTGTCAGCATGTGGGCGTACTGTGCTGCTGACTGGCATCCCTGCCGTCATGGAGCAGGAGAACCTGCAGGACCTGCTGGAGATCCACTTCCAGAAGACCAGTAACGGTGGGGGAGAGGTGGACGCCTTCCTCTACAACCCCCTGGGGCAGCACACCCTGGCCCTGTTCGAGGAGGACTGTCCCACTGAAGACCAGAGCCAGTGA
- the LOC139421466 gene encoding branched-chain-amino-acid aminotransferase, cytosolic-like → MAALRTALHGRFIQAIPYSLGSLRFASSFKAADLTIERNTAGKPKPDPASLVFGKQFSDHMLTIYWSEKEGWKVPQIKPFQNLSLHPATSALHYSIELFEGMKAFRGVDNHIRLFRPNLNMERMHRTAERSCLPLFDKVELLECIRKLVEVDQDWVPYSLDASLYIRPTYIGIEPSLGVSRSSQALLFCIVGPVGPYFTTGAFSPVSLLADPSYVRACRGGVGAYKMGGNYGPTISVQNEAIKQGCQQVLWLYGEQEEITEVGTMNLFIYWTNEGGERELLTPPLDGIILPGVTRQSLLDLAREWGEFKVTERTMGMKELLGALDSGRITEVFGAGTACVVCPVGSLLYKGKTYQIPTMQNGPDLAKRFHKELTDMQYGRKQSEWTPLVV, encoded by the exons ATGGCAGCTCTGAGGACG GCACTTCATGGACGGTTCATTCAAGCCATCCCCTACTCTTTGGGGTCGTTGCGGTTTGccagctcattcaag GCCGCAGACCTCACTATCGAGCGCAACACTGCGGGGAAGCCCAAGCCAGACCCCGCCTCCCTGGTGTTTGGCAAGCAGTTTTCAGACCACATGCTGACCATCTATTGGTCAGAGAAAGAGGGCTGGAAGGTTCCCCAGATCAAGCCCTTTCAGAACCTGTCGCTGCACCCTGCCACCTCTGCCCTGCACTACTCCATAGAG cTGTTTGAGGGCATGAAGGCGTTCAGAGGGGTGGACAATCACATCCGTCTGTTCAGACCCAACCTGAACATGGAGAGGATGCACCGCACTGCTGAACGCAGCTGTCTCCCT TTGTTTGATAAGGTGGAGCTGTTGGAGTGCATCAGGAAGCTAGTGGAGGTGGACCAGGACTGGGTCCCCTACTCCCTAGACGCCAGCCTCTACATCAGACCCACCTACATTGGGATTGAG CCTTCCCTGGGTGTGTCGAGGTCCAGCCAAGCCCTACTATTTTGCATCGTGGGTCCTGTAGGGCCCTACTTTACCACAGGGGCcttcagcccagtctctctgctGGCAGACCCAAGCTATGTCAGGGCCTGTAGAGGGGGGGTTGGAGCCTACAAGATGGGGGG taactATGGGCCTACTATATCAGTGCAGAATGAGGCCATAAAGCAGGGCTGTCAGCAGGTCCTGTGGCTGtatggagagcaggaggagatcaCAGAGGTCGGCACCATGAACCTCTTCATCTACTGGACGAATGAGGGAGGAG AGAGAGAGTTGCTGACTCCTCCTCTAGATGGCATCATTCTCCCAGGAGTCACCAGACAGTCTCTGCTAGACCTGGCCAGAGAATGG GGAGAGTTCAAAGTGACAGAGCGCACCATGGGCATGAAGGAGCTGCTCGGTGCTCTGGACTCAGGCAGGATTACGGAGGTGTTTGGTGCCGGGACGGCGTGTGTGGTCTGTCCCGTCGGCAGCCTGCTCTACAAAGGGAAG acCTACCAAATTCCTACAATGCAGAATGGTCCAGACCTGGCCAAGCGATTCCACAAAGAGCTGACAGACATGCAG TATGGCCGGAAACAGAGTGAATGGACACCACTGGTCGTTTAA